One window of the Montipora foliosa isolate CH-2021 chromosome 4, ASM3666993v2, whole genome shotgun sequence genome contains the following:
- the LOC138000786 gene encoding uncharacterized protein translates to MKGEGKKRVIIATSALSMGVHFPDVRYVVHWGPARNLLDHHQQSGRAGRDGLSSDVVVIYHGHQLSHCEDDVKTFVHSDGCLRVASYGPSDPDVQSLKPPHSCCSNCCKICVCGENGCVLPNLPFLVETESSETQVLKRSQVLTFVDKEELREGLIELKDRIEGHGALFECTGFSAELIEDIIEQSQFIFTLQDLMKTSPVFSLQHAIAVLELFAEMFQDICGLDDLVALLGQENLFEEPVPPCFVDNFDLSDSDSCDDELDDLDILT, encoded by the coding sequence ATGAAAGGAGAGGGAAAGAAACGTGTCATCATTGCTACTTCTGCTCTGAGCATGGGGGTACATTTCCCTGATGTGCGATATGTTGTCCATTGGGGTCCGGCTCGTAACCTGTTGGACCATCACCAGCAGTCTGGGAGAGCTGGACGGGATGGCCTATCATCAGATGTTGTAGTTATTTATCATGGTCACCAACTTAGCCATTGCGAGGATGATGTCAAAACATTTGTTCACTCTGATGGATGTTTGCGTGTTGCCAGCTATGGACCCTCAGATCCTGATGTGCAATCTCTCAAGCCTCCTCATAGCTGTTGCAGCAACTGTTGCAAAATATGTGTGTGCGGTGAAAATGGTTGCGTATTACCTAATCTCCCATTTCTGGTGGAAACAGAGAGTTCAGAAACACAAGTACTGAAGAGGAGTCAAGTGTTGACATTTGTTGATAAGGAAGAGTTAAGGGAGGGCCTTATTGAACTGAAAGACCGTATAGAAGGCCATGGTGCTTTGTTTGAATGTACTGGCTTTTCAGCTGAGCTGATTGAAGACATCATTGAGCAAAGTCAGTTCATCTTTACTTTACAAGATTTGATGAAAACAAGTCCAGTTTTTTCACTTCAACATGCCATTGCAGTTCTTGAACTTTTTGCAGAAATGTTTCAAGATATATGTGGACTGGATGATTTGGTTGCATTATTAGGACAAGAAAACTTGTTTGAGGAACCTGTGCCTCCATGTTTTGTGGATAATTTTGATTTATCAGATTCTGACTCATGTGACGATGAACTGGATGACCTTGACATTTTGACCTGA
- the LOC138000788 gene encoding uncharacterized protein, with product MPDLESVPKTTAQTWLLEMCERLVQKFVFHVTDVQAIVEQTQNLQLCSGGPFACREVSCSEEFVYHSGRVRHEVGCHGRNFNITFGERDEYGYFYCLAGCGNVFSTKASRKRHERSSHPKFTSDSTTAAPTDETEQTNQDPVYNYHCTRLAFGLFMADINDAIKEGDGTCLVDAYKLAVLFFHHYGHPKYAYVVLLHLVQLKAFLPESEALDLEHNRFHNEHGGSGCNISLDLRKEQDHHTIKPMWKSLGSNLSEENAARIAHSLGG from the exons ATGCCAGACCTTGAGTCTGTACCAAAGACCACAGCACAAACATGGTTGCTAGAGATGTGTGAGCGGCTtgtgcaaaagtttgtttttcatgtGACTGATGTCCAGGCAATTGTGGAGCAAACACAGAATTTGCAGTTGTGTAGTGGAGGTCCATTTGCTTGCAGAGAGGTCAGCTGCTCTGAGGAATTTGTGTACCATTCAGGGAGAGTGAG GCATGAGGTTGGCTGCCATGGAAGAAACTTCAATATCACATTTGGGGAGAGAGATGAATATGGATATTTCTACTGCCTGGCTGGCTGTGGAAATGTTTTCAGCACGAAAGCGTCAAGAAAGAG ACATGAAAGATCCAGTCATCCTAAGTTCACCTCTGACAGTACAACTGCAGCTCCCACAGATGAAACAGAGCAAACCAATCAGGATCCGGTGTATAACTACCATTGTACCAGATTAGCATTTGGACTTTTCATGGCTGATATTAACGATGCCATAAAAGAAGGAGATGGCACGTGCCTGGTTGATGCCTACAAGTTAGCCGTTCTTTTTTTCCACCATTATGGTCACCCAAAATATGCCTATGTTGTGCTTTTACACTTAGTTCAACTGAAAGCTTTTCTACCAGAATCTGAAGCATTGGATCTTGAACACAACCGCTTTCACAATGAACATGGTGGCAGTGGCTGCAATATTTCCCTTGATCTGAGGAAGGAACAAGACCACCATACCATAAAGCCAATGTGGAAGTCACTTGGATCAAATCTCAGTGAAGAGAACGCTGCTCGCATTGCACATTCACTCGGTGGATAG
- the LOC138001334 gene encoding bone morphogenetic protein 1-like: protein MAARSGIFGLECKDKQVIDLANEPSGTIHVINFTSTYYKGDIYCLWRFEAPSSQKVLIYFTFFDMGSSYCSFASVTISEEPRFGEREILMEACGYKTPRPVITSEGLAELTFHSIWFQKGRGFVAHYKVLNSTTGCGGSLQYIDLFYQQNGTIYSPNYPSTYGTSEDCHWRIHAYTFYRERKVLLYFSSFDLDAHCCSCGYLEIFDGPSENFKLLTRVCGDSLPSPVISSNDYIYLKFRSNSSVRQGRGRFVAHYRELYRYKGCPSIDHGALTGVIYNRGFPFEYGANFFPCHWDIKVPSGMMINLTFSQFDLISGNNGKTGFCSNFVQVQDNNRYKRKLCGSLAPFSLVLFESVSVAFSSSSGGTGGFLAYYQITAKSLRTSPYKVHHYTLKPTFVSPAPLFDACRPYSQNKIHVQDSSSLSIASPTYQASPEMTTTCSWQISTREGYILRLVFLNLTISKCDETCCPYRYIQARDGNGLRDSLLGTYCGGNYPSEVSTTGNQIYVKYYGLYSNDTFEATVLSHKAKQFVDVLVIVLPVVAAVVVIIVIVITVIVIKKRRTSRETESSAGGANAGSLQSPPETNEVAPLYSHQDPHYSRPTSV, encoded by the exons atggcggcgagatctggcatatttgGCTTGG AGTGTAAAGACAAGCAAGTTATTGACCTGGCGAACGAACCAAGTGGAACAATCCATGTAATTAACTTCACTTCTACGTACTACAAAGGGGACATATATTGCCTCTGGAGATTTGAAGCTCCTTCCAGTCAAAAAGTATTGATTTACTTCACTTTTTTTGATATGGGATCTAGCTATTGCTCATTCGCTTCCGTTACAATATCAGAAGAACCACGTTTCGGGGAAAGAGAAATTTTGATGGAAGCATGTGGGTACAAAACGCCTCGTCCAGTTATAACCTCGGAAGGATTAGCTGAATTGACGTTTCATTCTATATGGTTTCAGAAGGGGAGGGGATTTGTGGCTCACTATAAAGTTCTCAACAGCACGACAG GGTGTGGTGGTTCATTGCAGTATATTGACTTGTTCTACCAACAGAATGGAACAATCTACAGTCCTAACTACCCCTCTACCTATGGAACAAGCGAGGATTGTCACTGGCGAATTCACGCATACACCTTTTATAGGGAACGTAAAGTACTTCTTTACTTCTCATCATTTGATTTAGATGCCCATTGTTGTAGCTGTGGTTATCTCGAAATATTTGACGGTCCAAGCGAAAACTTCAAGCTGCTGACAAGAGTATGTGGCGATAGTCTTCCCTCACCAGTTATTTCTTCAAATGAttacatttatttaaaattccGCTCTAATTCGAGCGTACGGCAAGGACGAGGCAGGTTTGTTGCGCACTACAGAGAACTTTATCGCTATAAAG GCTGTCCTTCAATCGATCATGGAGCTTTGACTGGTGTAATTTATAATCGAGGGTTTCCTTTTGAATACGGCGCGAACTTTTTTCCATGCCATTGGGACATTAAAGTGCCATCAGGAATGATGATCAACTTGACATTTTCTCAATTTGACCTTATTTCTGGTAATAACGGGAAAACTGGATTCTGTTCCAACTTTGTTCAAGTGCAAGATAATAACCGGTATAAAAGAAAGCTGTGTGGTTCTCTAGCCCCTTTCTCCTTGGTCCTCTTTGAATCTGTTAGTGTGgccttctcttcttcttctggtGGTACAGGTGGATTTTTGGCTTATTACCAAATTACGGCAAAGTCGCTTCGCACAAGTCCTTACAAAGTGCACCATTATACACTGAAGCCAACTTTTGTGTCTCCAGCACCACTCTTTGACGCCTGCAGACCATATTCCCAAAACA aAATTCATGTGCAAGACTCCAGTTCCTTATCCATTGCCAGTCCCACTTATCAAGCTTCGCCTGAGATGACAACCACTTGTTCATGGCAAATAAGCACACGAGAGGGTTACATTCTTCGACTGGTTTTTCTTAATTTGACCATATCCAAGTGTGACGAGACATGCTGTCCCTATAGATACATACAAGCGAGAGATGGTAATGGATTAAGAGACTCTCTGCTTGGCACCTACTGTGGTGGAAACTACCCAAGCGAGGTGTCAACCACGGGAAATCAGATCTACGTCAAATACTATGGCCTTTACAGTAACGACACATTTGAAGCTACTGTCCTTTCCCATAAAG CTAAGCAATTTGTCGATGTTCTCGTTATTGTGCTGCCTGTTGTTGCTGCAGTTgttgtcatcattgtcatcgtcatcactgTCATTGTCATCAAAAAGAGGCGCACCTCTCGAGAAACAGAATCATCCGCTGGTGGCGCCAATGCAGGTTCCCTTCAGTCTCCTCCCGAAACCAATGAAGTAGCTCCACTCTATTCGCACCAGGATCCGCACTATTCTAGGCCAACATCAGTATAG